The Synechococcus sp. RS9916 DNA segment GCACGTCTTCTTCGCTGACGGGGCGACGCAGGTCTTTGATGTAAATGACTGCTCCTGGCATCCCAAGCGCTCTCACCGACTGCCAGAGCACGGCCGGATCATGGAGATGATGCAACAGGCTGTTGCTGATCACAGCGCTGTAGTCGCGATCAAGTGAACAGTCAGGCAAAACCACCTGACGGAAGTTGACACGCGCGCAGAGATCTGAACACTCTGCGCGGGCCTCTTCGGCCAATGCCAACATCACTGATGCCCCGTCGAAGCCCACCACATCAGCAGCTAAGAAGTGTCGCGCGAGACGAAAGCTGATGTTGCCGGGCCCGCAACCAAGGTCTGCAATGCGCTCACCAAGACCAGCGGGAAACAGAGCTTGAACACGATCGATCAACGCCTGATCACCCGCACTGAAATCAGCTGATGCATAAGCCAGAGCCTGCTCCTGGCCATTCATCAATTCAGGTTCAGGAATGCGTTTCATCGTGCATTCACTCACTTGAAATTAAGTGTTTGGGTGGGATAGGGGATATCAATTCCCTGCTCGCAAAGTGCTTGGATGAGTCGCCGATTCAAAGAATGCATGCTGTCTTCAAAAGCATTGTGGTCATCGTGGGTGGAGCCGAGCTCAATAACATAGTCGTAGCTATAGGGAGCAATTCTTTCCAATCGGCAGGAGAAGAATTCCAAATTTGGATCCTGCATCAGCGCCTGCTGAACCAAGCCAGGAACACACTGCAACTGCGCTGGAGAAGACCCTCTCGCGACCGGCAAAACAACCTCAGAAGCTTTTGCTTGAGCAACCAACTGCACAAGCCTCACAAGAATGACTTCACGAAGGGCTAAATACGATTCCCAGCCATGGAGTTCGATAATTGCGAAGACCACCAATGTTTCAGAATCATCCTCAACACGCCTGTGCAGCGTGACCAGAGGCTGCTGAAGAAGAGAATTAGCGTCCAAGAAACGGCGTGCTTGCTTCAGCAGCTCTCGCAACTGAAAAGGCGACATGGAAGAATCCAATGGAATCTTGAGATCCAAGCTTTGAACCGGGTGAGGAGATGGCGTTCTGTGAGATCGTGAATAGTTGACAATTGTTGCCTCATCAGCAACTGAATTAGGGATTGTGACCCTGCTTTCGAGGGTCTGCATCTCCAAAGAGCGCAGGCCAATTTTGTTGATATAGCCTATGTTTTCACCCACCATGCAAAATTCTCCAACCCGAAGCGGTCGATCCGTTTGGATCGAGAATCCAGCAAAGAGGTTCCCGAGCAGCTTCGAAGCCCCCAAACCGATTGCCAGACCGGGCACTGCGGAGAAAGCGAGCAACGTGCTTGCGGGAAGCCCTAGACGAAGCAGAAGTCGGTAAAAAATCAACGCGGCAACCAACACCCCAATGGCGCGGCAAAGTGGAATCACAAGACTCGACACACGCTGCTGACGCAGCTGGGATTCAGCACCCCGCAAATGGCTTGTGATTCGAGCAATGGATCGACCGAGGGCTTCAAACAACAGATAGGCAACAACAGAACCAGCCAAATGCTTAATGACATAGGCCGCATACGTGACCACCACCAAAGGGAAGGCCGTAAAATTCACCACATCGCCAATTAGATACTTAGCGAAGCTGGTGAGCGGAACCAGCGGCACGATGATCAGCAAACGTCGCCAAGCCAAACGCTGCTGCAACAATGACTTACGTATGCCAGGCGGGTTGAATGGCTCACGCCATGTGAGCACCAACATCCTTAAAAGAAAGAATGTCACTAAAGAATAAATTACAACAACCAAGACTGCGCATACAATTTGAAAAACAGTTTGCCCAAAGAAAGGAAGCTCTAGAAAGGCACGCCAAGGCTCAGGCCAACCTAAATACCAATCAGGTGGCACAAGATATCCAGGCGTGAGAATAAAGTTTTTGTAGAAACCTGGAGTCGCGAAAGGCTGCCGAACAACTGGCAAATCACGAATCTCACCATACATCTTATTGATCCGAGACACAGTCTCTGCCGAGAAAAAATATTCGTTATTCTCTGGATCTCCAACCACTTCAGTGGTTAACGTTATTGCCGTTCCAGGTATCCGCCAGGCTTCAACAGGCTTTAAGCGCAAATCATTAAACGATTTCATCTCCCGAGCATCGGGAATAGAAATTGGCTTAACGCTGTGAGTGAACACGTAATCAAGAACGTGTTTCAGCCGAATTGCAGCCTCCTCTGACATATCGACACGGACGCTGGCTGGAAAAACGGATGCATCAAGAGCGCTGACTGCCTGCTGAAAG contains these protein-coding regions:
- a CDS encoding mechanosensitive ion channel family protein, which codes for MNRPGRWIWAFVLTSLLVVFGVHAGQSADHNGRGLVMPARSTFIPIQEQPFYPDLEEDAGRLSEVVLGQVVGDSPQATLLNFYAVMAEVGRRAEALGQVDALEAARANPAARREEIEDTSLLFQQAVSALDASVFPASVRVDMSEEAAIRLKHVLDYVFTHSVKPISIPDAREMKSFNDLRLKPVEAWRIPGTAITLTTEVVGDPENNEYFFSAETVSRINKMYGEIRDLPVVRQPFATPGFYKNFILTPGYLVPPDWYLGWPEPWRAFLELPFFGQTVFQIVCAVLVVVIYSLVTFFLLRMLVLTWREPFNPPGIRKSLLQQRLAWRRLLIIVPLVPLTSFAKYLIGDVVNFTAFPLVVVTYAAYVIKHLAGSVVAYLLFEALGRSIARITSHLRGAESQLRQQRVSSLVIPLCRAIGVLVAALIFYRLLLRLGLPASTLLAFSAVPGLAIGLGASKLLGNLFAGFSIQTDRPLRVGEFCMVGENIGYINKIGLRSLEMQTLESRVTIPNSVADEATIVNYSRSHRTPSPHPVQSLDLKIPLDSSMSPFQLRELLKQARRFLDANSLLQQPLVTLHRRVEDDSETLVVFAIIELHGWESYLALREVILVRLVQLVAQAKASEVVLPVARGSSPAQLQCVPGLVQQALMQDPNLEFFSCRLERIAPYSYDYVIELGSTHDDHNAFEDSMHSLNRRLIQALCEQGIDIPYPTQTLNFK
- a CDS encoding trans-aconitate 2-methyltransferase, which codes for MKRIPEPELMNGQEQALAYASADFSAGDQALIDRVQALFPAGLGERIADLGCGPGNISFRLARHFLAADVVGFDGASVMLALAEEARAECSDLCARVNFRQVVLPDCSLDRDYSAVISNSLLHHLHDPAVLWQSVRALGMPGAVIYIKDLRRPVSEEDVHALKDRYLRDAPDVLQRDYVASLHAAFTVEEVAEQLVNAGLADQLSVASVDDRYLEVWGHLF